The DNA sequence TAGGGAGACTAAAGAGGGGTTATAGAAGGTCTACAGGTGTCTCTAGGTGCTATGGGGAGGCCTATAAGGTATCTATAAAGGCTATaggggggctatagggggtCTATAGGGGTCCCACAGCACCAGAGGCCGTTTTCAATCTCGATCTTTATGGACACAccgggggggaggaggggggggaaacagccgggggggggggcgcggtGAGGGCCCCACAGTGGGCGGGGCTTCCTATTGGGGGCGTGGTCTGTGCGGTGGTGTGTAAACCCCTATAGCACCATTACCCCATacagggcggggggggggggtgtcacccctctccctccccacccctgcccCCCCCGCCGTGGGGGCGTGGCTTACACTCCCAGTGGGCGTGGCCTCTCAGCACGCCCCCTACCGGCGGTGTTTAACACTTTATAGCAGCCATGCCCCATATGGGGGgtatcgggggggggggggggggcatcacccctctccccccatcctcccccccccccttccatCAAGGGGGCGGGGCCATgcgcgggggggccggggggggggttGGTGGCCGCCTTGCGCGCCAGCTTGGCCAGGAGCGGGCTGTGCGGGTGGCGCTGGCGCAGGTGGGCGATGTGGCCGTCCTGGCTCTCGGCGGTGCCGCCGCACTCCTCGCACACGTAGAGCTTGGCGCGCCGCTCCTTGTAGGCGTAGCGCTGCGCCACGCCGTGGATCTTCTTGAGGTGCGACTCCAGCGAGCAGCGCTGCGTGAACGCCTTCTCGCACAGGCTGCACTTGTACGGCCGCACgccttggggggggggagcggaacggggggggggggtgaggaggTGCCCCCATAGGGAGTGTCCCCATCGCCATCCCTATCCCCGTCCTCAGCATGTCCCGCACCCATCGCCTCCCATCCCAATCCACACCCTGGTTCAGCCCATCCTTGTCTctgtcccatccccatcctattcctgtccccatcctatcccatcccGTCCCATCTTTATCCCCACCCCCATCCTTCCCTCGCCTCCATTCCATTCTCATTCCtacccccatccccatcccatccctgccaccATTCCATCCCCAACCtcatcccatcctcatcctgtcccacatccatcccatccctctCCTGTCCCCATCACACCCCATCCTCATCCTTGTCTCCATCCCACCCCTATCCCCATTCTGTTCCTGTCGCCATCCTCATCGCCACCCTATATCTGTCTTCtctccatcccatctcatcccatcccatcccacctttgtccccatccccatcctttCCTTGTCTCCATCCCATTCtcatccctatccccatcccatccctgccaccATTCCATCCCCAGCCTCATCCGATCCTCATCCTGTCCCAAACCCGTCCCATCCCTGTCCTCATCCCATCACACACTTATCTGTATCCCATCccacctccctcctttccttgtctccatcccatccccgtCCTattcctgtccccatcctcatccccatcccaatctatcccaccccatcctgccccattcccaccccGTCCCGCCCATCCCACCGGTGTGGGTGCGGACGTGGCGCTTGAGGTCGAAGGTGTCGTTGAAGCCTTTGCCGCAGTAGGGGCAGAGGTGCCGCTTCACCTCACTGTGGCACTTGAGGTGCCGGTTCAGCATCCGCTGGAACCCGAAGCTTTTCTGGCACACGGGGCAGGAGAAGAGCTCGGggccccccggcacccccccgGCCACCGGcaccccccccgggacccccccggccATGGGGAGAGCCGCAGGGATGGGGGCACCCAGGGGGCCGGGGGGGACCTGCCAAAGGAGGGAACGGGGGGGGGGTAAATCGGGAGTATACACACACAGCATCATGGGGACCCCCCCGCCTTGGGGACCCCCACCCATAGGGACACCCCATATTGGGGACCCTCAGCCTTAAGGACAC is a window from the Strigops habroptila isolate Jane unplaced genomic scaffold, bStrHab1.2.pri NW_022045597.1_ctg1, whole genome shotgun sequence genome containing:
- the OVOL1 gene encoding putative transcription factor Ovo-like 1, which produces MPRAFLVKKPSVASAKRNWSELPDEQRAEIYVPIFLGGCPLRRDPEPALGEAPASPVSPLDMTLPPPAPRAPPGPFLHPKGKVPPGPLGAPIPAALPMAGGVPGGVPVAGGVPGGPELFSCPVCQKSFGFQRMLNRHLKCHSEVKRHLCPYCGKGFNDTFDLKRHVRTHTGVRPYKCSLCEKAFTQRCSLESHLKKIHGVAQRYAYKERRAKLYVCEECGGTAESQDGHIAHLRQRHPHSPLLAKLARKAATNPPPGPPAHALRRPNEVPPLLYRFPPPRWRYRA